From Vespula vulgaris chromosome 11, iyVesVulg1.1, whole genome shotgun sequence, the proteins below share one genomic window:
- the LOC127067423 gene encoding cuticle protein 16.5-like produces MMTKIFILIGALVAVCSAGIVPAVPAAVPAALTVGTYASSYNAHAINHALAAPYVAAPAVAAAPAVAAAPFAYSALPAAYAYSAPLIAGRR; encoded by the coding sequence ATTCTCATCGGCGCCCTCGTGGCTGTTTGCTCCGCCGGTATTGTACCAGCCGTACCAGCAGCAGTTCCAGCGGCACTCACAGTTGGTACTTACGCATCGAGTTACAACGCTCACGCCATCAATCATGCCCTCGCTGCACCTTACGTCGCTGCACCCGCGGTAGCCGCTGCTCCTGCAGTTGCAGCTGCACCCTTTGCCTATTCGGCCCTACCAGCTGCTTACGCTTACTCCGCACCCCTAATCGCTGGAAGACGCTAA